The Desulfofundulus salinus genome includes the window TCTTCCTTCTCTTCAGTAACCTCTGGGGCCTGGTTCCCACCATGATGTCGCCCACCGCAGACGTGAACACCACCGCCGGGATGGCCATAATGGTTTTCTTCCTTGTCCAATTCATGGGGATCCGCTACAAAGGGGCCGGGCATTTCAAGCACTTCCTGGAACCGTTTCCCTTCTTCCTGCCACTGACCATTGTTGAAGAACTGGCTAAACCGGTAACGCTGGCCTTCCGTCTATACGGGAACATATACGGCGGCGAGGTTCTCATTGCGGTTCTCCTGGGGCTTTTGGGACTGAACACCTTTATCTTTGGCGGGTTTATCCCTTCGGTAGTGTGGCTGGCCTTCAGTATCTTTGTAGGGTTTATCCAGGCCTTTATCTTTACCATGCTTACCATTGCCTACATTTCTCAGGTAGTTAAAGAACACGAACATTAAGTTTTTCCCATCTCTTAATAGAGATATGGTTTTAGCAAAATG containing:
- the atpB gene encoding F0F1 ATP synthase subunit A yields the protein MVKSLEQIHEELNVWGFPHHPWEFTLGNTHIVLNPKTLVMTWIVMLLVILFTVSATRNMNMKRPGKLQLMVEEIFQFLRGLVYENMDPKKGAGLMSLIFTLFIFLLFSNLWGLVPTMMSPTADVNTTAGMAIMVFFLVQFMGIRYKGAGHFKHFLEPFPFFLPLTIVEELAKPVTLAFRLYGNIYGGEVLIAVLLGLLGLNTFIFGGFIPSVVWLAFSIFVGFIQAFIFTMLTIAYISQVVKEHEH